Within Ovis aries strain OAR_USU_Benz2616 breed Rambouillet chromosome 3, ARS-UI_Ramb_v3.0, whole genome shotgun sequence, the genomic segment TAGCCTTGCAGagtctcggtttcctcatctataaaatggaaataacaatggTATCTACCAAAAGGACATTGTGAGAATTCAGTGAAGCAGAAAACCCTTGCAAAACGTTGAGTGCAGGGTGAGGTACACAACAGGCACTCAGGAAGTGGATGTTAGGGACGGTAGTAATAAATGTGATTCATGGTCTCCTGTGCACGCCCCCACGCCCTCAGGCAGTCACTTGCCCTGGGCTCCTCTGGCCCTGCGTGCCCCTCTTCCTAGCACTCCCTACTGCATGGCAACTGTTGGTAGATGCGGCTTTTCATTCAGCGtacaaatattcactgagctCCTGTGTTAGGCactgtgggggcagggggtgggggagcagtgaTGAAAACAGGCAAGCCCCCTGCCCTCAGAGAGCTTTCGTTCACAGGCATGGGTAGACAGACACCACATGTCTGATGGTGACATGGACTCTGGAGGGGGAAGGTGGCAAGGTCACAATTTTAAGTAAGCCGGGAATGTGTCACTGGGAAGGTGATTATTTCAGCAAAGCCCTGAGAGCAGTGAGGGGGCACGCATCCAGGAAGCGGCTGAGAGTTCTGGACTGGGGCAAGTGTAAAGGGCCCTCGCCATCAGCGAGCCTGAAGGACACCCAGGAGGCCAGCGTGGCTGGAGCATGTGAGTGAGGATGAGAGGAGTTGGAGATGAGGTCAGGGAGGAAACAGGGCCAGAGCGGGGGGCCTTAGAGACCTGTCAGCTGCTTCTCTAAGACGAGGAGCCACCAGAGCACTTTAAGCACCAGACTGACCTGATTTGACTCTTTTAAAAGACTCACTCTGGCTGCTGGGTTGAGGACAGCCTGTAAAGACGAGGACAGGAGCAGTGAGACCAGTCTGGTCCAGGCGAGAGGTGAAGGTGGGCTGTACCAGGGGAGGCGGGGAGAAGCAGTAGGATCCTGAGAATAGTCCCAGGATATTGCTGCGATAATCTGGTGGTGACTTAGATGTGGGGTATGATGGGAAGAAAGGAGTCAAGGACGACTCCAAGTTTGTTGGCTGAGAAGAACAGAGTCGCCATTTGCTAACCTAGGGAAAACTGGGATGAACAGTTTGGGATGGAGACTTGAGGAACCCCAGGAATTCATTTCTGGCTAAGTTATGGCTGAGATGCCCGTATGTCAAAGAGGCAGTTATAGACATATGAGTCTGGACTCAAGAGGGGCAGGGGGAAGTCCTCAGACTAGACTGAATGAGATCACCCAAGATGATCACAGCAGATGTCTGAGGACTGACCcctgccaccccctccccacccaggataGGACTGGGCTGGGGGTTGGTGGGGGCGGTGAACCAGCAAAGGAGGCTGAGGAGTAGCCAGTGAGATGAGAGGAAAGGGTGGAGTTTGGGGAAGGAAGTCCCAGGAGGGAGTGATCTGCCACATCCGGCAGTGCTGAGAGGCGAAACATCCGCGAGGACCAAGAACTGAGCCTTTGGTCTGGGAAGAGAGGCCCCTGGTGATCCTGTCCAGGACACTTGGAactgaggggagggggcaggcctgATGGGAATGAGCTCAAGAGAGAACTTTCTGGAAATGGTGGGGGAGGGTGTGGGCAACTCTTCAGAGGATTTTGCTAAGAGGGGGAGCAGAGAAATGGAACAGTAGCTGGAGAAGAGACATGAGGTCAAGAGAGGATTTTCTTTAAGCTGAAAGAAATCATGATCACAGGGAAAGAGTGATCATGCCTGGGAGCTGGGGAAGAGCGGCCGGAGCCACGTCCTTGAGTGGGCAGAGGAGTGAGCTGCGCAcgtctgtcccctccctcttggcctGGCTTGCTCCTCCTCATCCCTCTGGGGTCAGCACGAAGGTCATTTTCTCAGGGAAGCTTTCCTGACCCCTCTGGCTAGGTCAGTTCCCCGTTCTACCCTCCCATCACATTCACCACGTCTGCCTCCTGGCACTCAGGGGCTCTGAGATGATGGGTAAGCCCgctgagggcagggctggctcTGTCCTGTTCGCAGCTGCACCTCCAGTAGCCAGCACACCACTTGGCACACCCCAGGTGTTCCACGGACATCTGGGGAAGGAACAAGTGGTCTAAGAACAGAATTGAAACCAATCTGGTGACACGTGTCTCTTTCCTGCTCCCACCTGGCTAAACCATGTTGTAATGATGGGGACAGTGTGGGTACTGCCTGTTGAAAATAGGTGCGTTTAGCAGAGCTCAGTTGTCTGCTCTGCAGCCTGACTAACACACAGACTGAAGCCACGTGACTGGACACATCTTTCCACTGACGTTGTCCACTACAAACCGAACATGTCCCATACCACATCTAGCGGATCATTCACTTAACAAACATTTGCAGACAGCTTCCTAAGTGCAGCGTCCTGAGGATACAGGATGGAAACAGATACAGTGCTGGCCCTCGGGGAGCACGGATCCATGAAGAGATCACATGGAGTTCAGATTCATCTCATGCGTGATGGGTGTTACAGAGGGCACGTCCAGCAGGAGACTTAACAGTCTGAGGCAGAGGAGCAGAGAGACAGGCCAAgccttcctctgcctcccctcccagctTCTAGCTGCCCTCCTATGGTTCTTGGGCTCCAGGCCAGGTGCTCGATGAGAGGGCCGCGGGCACTGGCTGGCCCCAGGAGTGGCGGGGCCTGGGCCTGCTGCCTTGCACATGCCCTGGTCCCCTCCCGAATCTTTTCCGCctctgccaggcctcctgtcccctCCCGCAGCTCCCAGAAGGGCTGCCTCCTGAAGCAGCGTTTTTGGAAACAGCTGCCCAGCGAGAAGGCTGAGCTCATCTGTGGCACTGGCCGCCGGCCGTGACATAACCATTACTGAGTCTGCTCCTCTGTTTACTTTCAGAGTTTCGTAGGCTCTGCTTGCAAAGACGAACCCCTGGTGTGCAAGGACCATGAGGCCGCTGTGCGTGACGTGCTGGTGGCTGGGACTGCTGGCTGCCCTGGGAGCAGCGGCGAGCCAGAAGGACGGCTTGGAGGGCACCGAGGAGGGCTCACCCGGCGAGTTCGTCTACCTGAACAGGTACAAGCGGGCCGGCGAGTCCCCGGACAAGTGCACCTACACCTTCATTGTGCCCCAGCAGCGGGTCACGGGCGCCATCTGCGTCAACTCCAAGGAGCCCGAGGTGCTCCTGGAGAACAGGGTGCACAAGCAGGAGCTGGAGCTGCTCAACAACGAGCTGCTCAAGCAGAAGCGGCAGATCGAGACGCTGCAGCAGCTGGTGGAGGTGGACGGCGGCATCGTGAGCGAGGTGAAGCTGCTGCGCAAGGAGAGCCGCAACATGAACTCGCGGGTCACCCAGCTCTACATGCAGCTCCTGCACGAGATCATCCGCAAGCGGGACAACGCGCTCGAGCTCTCGCAGCTGGAGAACCGCATCCTCAACCAGACAGCTGACATGCTGCAGCTGGCCAGTAAGTACAAGGATCTGGAGCACAAGTACCAGCACCTGGCCACGCTGGCCCACAACCAGTCCGAGATCATTGCCCAGCTGGAGGAGCACTGCCAGCGGGTGCCCGCCGCCCGGCCCGTGCCCCAGCCGCCCCCCGCCACCCCGCCCCGTGTCTACCAGCCACCCCCCTACAACCGCATCATCAACCAGATCTCCACCAACGAGATCCAGAGCGACCAGAACCTGAAGGTGCTGCCACCCCCTCTGCCCACCATGCCCACCCTCACCAGCCTCCCGTCCTCCACAGACAAGCCGTCGGGTAAGTCCTTCCCGACGTTGCGGAGACCCGCAACATCTGGGCCTCAGACCTGGGCACCGGGCCTCTCTTGGCTGTGACCGCAAGCGGGGGAGGAATAGCGGCAAGCTGAAGCCGGGCCAAAGGTTTGTGCAATCCCCCAGCAGTCCCTGGGGCCAAGCTGCTGGAGCCAGCAGGGTGAGAGGGTGGCCACGATCCTCAGATGGAAGCCCCAAGGTAGAACCAGGAAACGGAAGTGTTGGAAGACAGCAAATACTTTCTGGTTTCTGCTAGGAAAATCCCCAGGCGTGAGTTCTCTGGGCTCTGTGTGAGGTGCTCTGTGCTGCTAGATAGGATGAGTGCTCCTATGAGTGTTCGTAATGTGCCTGGCACAGAACTGACATTCAGTGAATGTTCATGGAAGAAACAACAGACTAGAGGAAGAGAAAGTGTTATCACAGCAGACATAGGATGAACACGTGGTAGGGAGAGGCCGACTACCCTCCCTAGGAAGAAGCACTTTCTAAAGCCCACACATTTCCTAGAGTCTGCTGCAGTCTAGAATTTTCAGTGATGATTCCACACACTCTTAAATACGTATTTCATCTTAAAACATGGTAATTCTCAGAATATCATGATGGGGGAGGAATGGGGTTGTTGGTAGGTTCTGAAGCTTGACCCAGACACTGGCGCCGGGCACTTTCGGTGTATGCTACCTCTTTAACCCCTGCGGCTCCTTATGGAAGGTTAACTGAGAGGATGAATGACTTGCTCACGCTGGGTCTGAATTCAGGCTTTTCACGTTAAAGCTGGGGCTGACCCCTCTGTGCACTAGGACCCTGGGCATCTGCACCCCGGGCCGGGGGACCATGAGTCCAGCCCCCGGGGTTACTCATCCAGGACCTGTGAGTCTTCCAAACGGGCTGGTGGGTGAGGACTATACTTTGCAGAAAGTAACCACGTATCTGCTTCAGTCAGTGACATTTGTACCACTTCGTTATATAAGCAGGGAgatatttttactgaaaatatCCTGTTTTACACTTATTTCACACTTCTGAAAATAGCCACCAGTACTGGGAAGAGCAGCTTCTTCCTAATTCCAgagagggactgaacctgagtgcAGGAGGGTGGCCCATGGGAAAGACAAGGGTGGCATTGTCTGCAGGTCCGGGGCGGTGGAGTGGCGGGGCGGGGATGTAGGAGCAAGGCATCTTACTCACAGCAAAGCCCTCTCCTGGGTGTGCAGCTTGAGGACTTGTGTTCTGGAGCAGactgacctgggttcaaattctggtttTACCACTGATCAGCTCCGGGACATTAGGCAAGTCACTTTGCCCccccagagcctcagtttccccatctgttaatTGGTGATGGGTTTAATTAGTGCCTacctgaggattaaatgaaatactgCAAAACATGGTTAGCAGAGTTCTGGGCCCATGGTAAGTTTCATTACATGGCAGCTATGAGTTTCCTCTGATCTTGGTCTTTTTATCTTGAAACAGGAGAt encodes:
- the ANGPTL2 gene encoding angiopoietin-related protein 2; translation: MRPLCVTCWWLGLLAALGAAASQKDGLEGTEEGSPGEFVYLNRYKRAGESPDKCTYTFIVPQQRVTGAICVNSKEPEVLLENRVHKQELELLNNELLKQKRQIETLQQLVEVDGGIVSEVKLLRKESRNMNSRVTQLYMQLLHEIIRKRDNALELSQLENRILNQTADMLQLASKYKDLEHKYQHLATLAHNQSEIIAQLEEHCQRVPAARPVPQPPPATPPRVYQPPPYNRIINQISTNEIQSDQNLKVLPPPLPTMPTLTSLPSSTDKPSGPWRDCLQALEDGHDTSSIYLVKPENTNRLMQVWCDQRHDPGGWTVIQRRLDGSVNFFRNWETYKQGFGNIDGEYWLGLENIYWLTNQGNYKLLVTMEDWSGRKVFAEYASFRLEPESEYYKLRLGRYHGNAGDSFTWHNGKQFTTLDRDHDVYTGNCAHYQKGGWWYNACAHSNLNGVWYRGGHYRSRYQDGVYWAEFRGGSYSLKKVVMMIRPNPNTFH